In Pseudomonas hamedanensis, a single window of DNA contains:
- a CDS encoding flagellar basal body P-ring protein FlgI, whose protein sequence is MVAALFLSAAFNAHAERLKDIASISGVRSNQLIGYGLVVGLNGTGDQTTQTPFTLQTFNNMLSQFGIKVPPGSGNVQLKNVAAVSISADLPAFAKPGQQVDITVSSIGNSKSLRGGTLLLTPLKGIDGNVYAVAQGNLVVGGFDAEGRDGSKITVNVPSAGRIPGGASVERSVPSGFNQGNSLTLNLNRSDFTTAKRIVDKINDMLGPGVAQAIDGGSIRVTAPLDPSQRVDYLSILENLEVDPGQAVAKVIINSRTGTIVIGQNVKVSPAAVTHGSLTVTITEDPIVSQPGPLSNGQTAVVPRSRVNAEQEAKPMFKFGPGTTLDEIVRAVNQVGAAPGDLMAILEALKQAGALQADLIVI, encoded by the coding sequence ATGGTCGCTGCGCTGTTTTTGTCGGCGGCCTTCAACGCCCACGCCGAGCGGCTGAAAGACATTGCCAGCATTTCCGGCGTGCGCTCCAACCAGTTGATCGGCTATGGCCTGGTGGTCGGGCTTAACGGCACCGGTGACCAGACGACGCAGACCCCGTTCACCCTGCAGACCTTCAATAACATGCTCTCGCAGTTCGGCATCAAGGTGCCGCCGGGATCGGGCAACGTGCAATTGAAGAACGTCGCGGCGGTGTCGATCAGTGCCGATCTGCCGGCGTTCGCCAAGCCGGGTCAACAGGTCGACATCACTGTGTCCTCGATCGGTAACTCCAAGAGCCTGCGCGGCGGCACCCTGTTGCTGACCCCGCTCAAGGGCATCGACGGCAACGTCTATGCCGTGGCCCAGGGCAACCTGGTGGTCGGTGGTTTCGACGCTGAGGGCCGTGACGGTTCGAAGATCACCGTCAACGTTCCGTCGGCCGGTCGCATTCCCGGCGGTGCGTCGGTGGAGCGCTCGGTGCCGAGCGGTTTCAACCAGGGCAACAGCCTGACGCTGAACCTAAACCGTTCCGACTTCACCACTGCCAAGCGCATCGTCGACAAGATCAACGACATGCTCGGCCCGGGTGTCGCGCAAGCCATCGACGGCGGTTCGATCCGTGTCACCGCACCGCTCGATCCGAGCCAGCGCGTCGACTACCTGTCGATCCTGGAAAACCTCGAAGTCGATCCGGGGCAGGCGGTGGCGAAAGTCATCATCAACTCGCGCACCGGCACCATCGTCATCGGCCAGAACGTGAAAGTCTCGCCGGCCGCCGTCACCCACGGCAGCCTGACCGTGACCATCACCGAAGACCCGATTGTCAGCCAGCCGGGCCCGCTGTCCAACGGCCAGACTGCCGTCGTGCCGCGTTCGCGGGTGAATGCCGAACAGGAAGCCAAGCCGATGTTCAAGTTCGGCCCGGGCACCACGCTGGATGAAATCGTCCGGGCGGTGAACCAGGTCGGCGCAGCGCCAGGCGACTTGATGGCAATTCTCGAAGCACTGAAACAGGCCGGCGCGTTGCAAGCCGATCTGATCGTGATCTGA
- the flgH gene encoding flagellar basal body L-ring protein FlgH gives MNRFVSVLALSGVVSLAGCVAPTPKPNDPYYAPVLPRTPLPAAANNGSIYQAGFEQNLYSDRKAFRVGDIITITLNERTQASKNANSQMDKNSDNSVGLTSLFGSSLTTNNPIGGGDLSLNAGYSADRSTKGDAKSGQSNSLTGSITVTVADVLPNGIIAVRGEKWLTLNTGDELVRIAGLVRADDIATDNTVSSTRVADARITYSGTGAFADASQPGWFDRFFLSPLFPF, from the coding sequence ATGAATCGCTTTGTATCTGTTCTGGCATTGAGTGGGGTCGTCTCGCTCGCGGGCTGCGTCGCTCCGACGCCCAAGCCCAATGACCCTTACTACGCGCCGGTGTTGCCGCGCACGCCGTTGCCGGCGGCGGCCAACAATGGCTCGATCTATCAGGCCGGTTTCGAGCAGAACCTGTACAGCGACCGCAAGGCGTTCCGCGTCGGTGACATCATCACCATCACCCTGAACGAGCGCACCCAGGCGAGCAAGAACGCCAACTCGCAGATGGACAAGAACAGCGATAACTCGGTCGGCCTGACCTCGTTGTTCGGCTCCAGCCTGACCACCAACAACCCGATTGGTGGCGGTGACTTGAGCCTGAACGCCGGCTATAGCGCCGACCGCTCGACCAAGGGCGACGCCAAGTCCGGACAGAGCAACAGCCTGACCGGTTCGATCACCGTGACCGTGGCCGACGTTTTGCCCAACGGCATCATCGCCGTGCGTGGCGAGAAGTGGTTGACGCTCAATACCGGTGACGAACTGGTGCGCATCGCCGGTCTGGTCCGCGCCGATGACATCGCCACCGACAACACCGTGTCGTCGACCCGTGTCGCCGATGCACGCATCACCTACTCGGGCACTGGCGCGTTTGCCGATGCGAGTCAGCCAGGCTGGTTCGACCGTTTCTTCCTCAGCCCGCTGTTCCCTTTCTAG
- the flgG gene encoding flagellar basal-body rod protein FlgG — protein sequence MLPALWVAKTGLSAQDTNLTTISNNLANVSTTGFKRDRAEFQDLLYQIKRQPGAQSTQDSELPSGLQVGTGVRIVGTQKNFTAGSLQTTEQPLDMAIDGRGFFQILQPDGTTSYTRDGTFHLDSNGQIVNASGFALEPAIVIPNDAQTFTVGRDGTVSVTIAGNPASQVIGNLQTADFINPAGLQAVGNNLFLETAASGAPQVGTPGLAGFGTTLQNTLETSNVSTVEEMVNMITTQRAYEMNSKVISTADQMLSFVTQNL from the coding sequence ATGCTTCCGGCTCTATGGGTTGCCAAAACCGGTCTGTCCGCCCAGGACACCAACCTGACCACCATTTCCAACAACCTGGCGAACGTCTCGACCACGGGTTTCAAACGTGACCGCGCCGAGTTCCAGGACCTGCTCTATCAGATCAAGCGTCAGCCAGGCGCCCAGTCGACCCAGGACAGCGAATTGCCGTCGGGTCTGCAAGTGGGTACCGGCGTGCGCATTGTCGGCACGCAGAAAAACTTCACTGCCGGCAGCCTGCAAACCACCGAGCAGCCGTTGGACATGGCCATCGACGGTCGCGGTTTCTTCCAGATTCTGCAACCGGACGGCACCACGTCCTACACCCGTGACGGTACTTTCCACCTCGACTCCAATGGTCAGATCGTCAACGCCAGCGGTTTCGCTCTGGAGCCGGCGATTGTTATCCCGAACGACGCGCAGACCTTCACCGTCGGCCGCGACGGCACCGTTTCCGTCACCATCGCCGGCAACCCGGCGTCGCAAGTGATCGGCAACCTGCAAACCGCCGATTTCATCAACCCGGCCGGTCTGCAAGCAGTGGGCAACAACCTGTTCCTCGAAACCGCGGCTTCCGGCGCACCGCAAGTCGGCACGCCTGGCCTGGCCGGTTTCGGTACCACGCTGCAGAACACCCTGGAAACCTCCAACGTCAGCACCGTGGAAGAGATGGTCAACATGATCACCACGCAACGCGCTTACGAGATGAACTCCAAGGTGATCTCCACCGCCGACCAGATGCTCTCGTTCGTAACGCAGAATCTGTAA
- a CDS encoding flagellar basal body rod protein FlgF: MDKYLYVAMTGASQNALAQRAHANNLANISTNGFQRDLEQARSMPVFGDSFPARAFAMSERPATDFSPGSLVETGRDLDVAVTGNGFIAVQNPNGGESYVRTGSLNIDALGVLRAGNGMPVIGNGGPIAVPPEQQVEVGEDGTISIRAMGEGPRVMAEVDRIKLVNPDIKNMNKGLDGSIYTKDGQPAQADANVKLVSGFLESSNVNAVEEMTSVLALAKQFELHVKMMNTAKDDDQAMARVLQIS, encoded by the coding sequence GTGGACAAGTACCTTTATGTGGCAATGACCGGCGCCAGCCAGAACGCGCTGGCGCAGCGGGCGCATGCCAACAACCTGGCGAACATCTCCACCAACGGTTTTCAGCGCGACCTGGAGCAGGCGCGTTCGATGCCGGTATTTGGTGACAGCTTTCCGGCGCGCGCGTTTGCCATGAGCGAACGGCCGGCCACTGACTTCTCGCCAGGCTCGCTGGTGGAAACCGGTCGCGACCTCGATGTCGCCGTGACCGGCAACGGTTTTATCGCCGTGCAGAACCCCAACGGTGGCGAAAGCTACGTGCGCACCGGCAGTCTCAACATTGATGCCCTTGGCGTCTTGCGCGCCGGCAACGGCATGCCGGTGATCGGCAATGGCGGACCGATTGCCGTGCCGCCGGAGCAGCAGGTCGAAGTCGGCGAAGACGGCACCATCAGCATCCGGGCGATGGGCGAAGGCCCGCGCGTCATGGCCGAAGTCGACCGCATCAAGCTGGTCAACCCGGACATCAAGAACATGAACAAAGGCCTCGACGGTTCGATTTACACCAAGGACGGCCAGCCGGCCCAGGCCGATGCCAACGTCAAACTGGTTTCGGGTTTCCTTGAGTCGAGCAACGTCAATGCCGTGGAAGAAATGACCTCGGTGCTGGCCCTGGCCAAGCAGTTCGAGTTGCACGTCAAGATGATGAACACCGCCAAAGACGACGACCAGGCCATGGCTCGGGTCTTGCAGATCAGCTAA